One Pseudoliparis swirei isolate HS2019 ecotype Mariana Trench chromosome 4, NWPU_hadal_v1, whole genome shotgun sequence genomic window carries:
- the LOC130192521 gene encoding zona pellucida sperm-binding protein 4-like — translation MANHWGVTSFVALALLACFAGREVEAQDNKRISNSPPKFGKRRITVAFDGGHGGDVGHGGIIGSGGDGGDGGTGSMVGSGGSGGHGGHGGIIGSGGHGGDGGDALRHYHHHHPYPCFGRYCYHRDGDRQQQNPTNSQTPLGHILPNIPPALSCDVPKNTRITCGLPDISTEHCKEINCCSDGRHCFYGKAVTVQCTKDGQFIVVVARDATLPNIDLESISLLSKAPGCTHVDSNSDFAIYNFGVTACGTVVSEEPGVIIYENRMFSSYEVETGRFGVITRDSQFDLIFQCRYIGTTVESVVVEALPLIDIVLPVAALGPIRVELRLGNGQCISKGCVEEEVAYASYYTDADYPVSKVLRDPVYVEVRLLEKTDPNLVLTLGRCWATTSPNPHTLPQWDILTDGCPSRNDKYLSSLVPVGSSSGLLFPSHYRRFLFKMFTFVDQMSSKSTKSQPLREQVYIHCSTAVCTPVMGYSCEPMCYRKKRDVMDVAQTSSQPKVMVSVGPVDMGASWQ, via the exons ATGGCAAACCACTGGGGTGTCACTTCTTTTGTGGCACTAGCACTGCTAGCATGCTTCGCTGGGAGGGAAGTAGAAGCTCAGGACAACAAAAGGATTTCAAATTCTCCCCCAAAGTTCGGTAAAAGAAGAATCACTGTTGCATTTGACGGCGGCCACGGCGGCGACGTCGGCCACGGAGGCATCATCGGCAGCGGCGGCGACGGCGGCGACGGGGGCACCGGCAGTATGGTCggcagcggcggcagcggcggccACGGCGGCCACGGCGGAATCATCGGCAGCGGCGGCCACggcggagacggaggagacgccCTCCgtcactaccaccaccaccacccctacCCCTGCTTCGGTCGCTATTGCTATCATCGTGACGGTGATCGGCAGCAGCAGAACCCAACAAACTCTCAGACGCCACTCGGACACATTCTGCCAAACATTCCTCCTGCCCTGAGTTGTGACGTGCCAAAAAACACGAGAATCACATGTGGACTTCCTGATATCTCTACTGAACACTGCAAAGAGATAAACTGCTGCTCTGATGGACGGCACTGCTTTTATGGAAAGGCAG TGACCGTTCAGTGCACCAAGGATGGCCAGTTCATTGTCGTAGTGGCGAGAGATGCCACTCTGCCCAACATTGACCTCGAGTCAATCTCACTCTTGAGCAAAGCTCCAGGCTGTACACATGTTGACTCTAATTCAGACTTTGCCATCTATAACTTTGGTGTTACCGCATGTGGCACCGTTGTTTCG GAGGAGCCTGGTGTTATAATCTATGAGAACAGAATGTTCTCCTCATATGAAGTGGAAACCGGGCGTTTCGGAGTTATTACCAGAGACAGTCAATTTGA tTTGATCTTCCAGTGTCGGTACATCGGCACCACTGTTGAAAGTGTGGTTGTAGAAGCACTACCGTTGATAGATATTGTTCTACCAGTTGCTGCTCTGGGACCCATCAGAGTGGAACTGAGGTTGGGTAATGGACAGTGCATTTCAAAGGGTTGTGTTGAAG AGGAAGTGGCCTATGCTTCGTACTACACTGATGCTGACTATCCTGTCAGTAAAGTACTGAGGGACCCTGTGTACGTGGAGGTTCGACTCCTTGAGAAGACAGATCCCAACCTTGTCCTGACTCTTGGTCGCTGTTGGGCAACCACAAGCCCCAACCCTCACACTCTGCCCCAGTGGGACATTCTGACAGACGG GTGTCCAAGCAGGAACGATAAATACTTGTCTTCACTGGTTCCAGTcggttcctcctctggtctgCTCTTCCCCAGTCACTACAGACGTttccttttcaaaatgtttaccTTTGTTGACCAAATGTCATCAAAGTCGACCAAATCTCAACCCTTGAGGGAACAG GTGTACATTCACTGCAGTACAGCAGTGTGCACTCCTGTAATGGGATACTCCTGTGAACCAATGTGCTACAGAAAAA agAGAGATGTCATGGATGTGGCCCAGACAAGTTCTCAGCCAAAGGTCATGGTTTCTGTAGGACCAGTGGACATGGGTGCGTCTTGGCAGTAA